The window CTGTAGCTCTTCTGGTCGGCGGATTTTTTCCGGCTGAAAAACAGGTATCCCTTGGTTTATCGCCTCTACTTTAACCGGAGGCGGAGTAAGAATTTTTTTCCTACCAACAGGTCTGTCAGGCTGTGTAACAACACCGATTACTTGATAGCCGTCTGCAATGATTTGTCTTAATACCGGAACGGAAAAGTCTGGAGTACCCATAAAAACTATTTTAGTCATTCTCCTTCCACCTCCTGAAGCTCTTTATCCTCTATATATTTCGTAACCTTTGATGTAAACAAAATACCATGCAGGTGATCTATTTCATGCTGGATTGCCCGGGCTAGAAAATCCTCTGCTTCTATAATAAAGCTTCGTCCCTTTCGGTCCTGCGCTTGTACCTTCACATAATAAGGTCGGCTAACCTCCCCATACAAGCCAGGAAAGCTTAAACAGCCTTCCACACCTAATTGCTCACCTTTTGTTTCGAGGATTTCCGGATTGATCATTTCAATCGTGCCTGTTCCATCATCTATATCAACAATGGCTATTTGCTCATCCACACCCACCTGGGGCGCTGCCAAGCCAACACCATCAAACTCAATCATTGTATCGTACATATCATTCAACAACTTTTTTAACTTATTATTAAAAGATGTAACCGGTTTACAAGGCTGCTCTAATATTTCTGCCGGATGCATCACTATTTTTTTTACTGCCAATGTGGTTCCTCCCCTGTTTTTCTATTTAGTTTTTCCAATTTTTCTGAATCATAACATTTAATCTGCAATTTATTAATTACATGAGGATATAAGGGTTCTTGTCAATGGCTATTTGCAGGCCAGATTGATGTATATCCTGTTGGTGATGGTCGAGGACAGCTTTCAAAGCATCAGTTAGATTTGGTTCACGTTTATATTTAATTAAGCATTGATAGCGATATTTATTATTCAGTCTTGGAATCGGTGATGCAACTGGACCAAGAACAATGGCTTCCTTTGACAATCTTGAAGTAAGATATCTTGTTATTTTTTCTGTTACAGAGACGACTTTCATCAATTCCTCATGACTGACAGTGATTAAGGAGATATAGAAAAAGGGTGGATATTTATGAATTTTACGAATCATCATTTCCCGCTGGTAAAATTGATCATAATCCTGGTCCCCAGCAAGCTCAATACTATAATGCTCAGGGGTATAGGTTTGAATCACTACTTCTCCAGCAAGCTCATGTCTCCCTGCCCGGCCGCTTACTTGGGTTAATAATTGAAAGGTCTTCTCGGATGAACGAAAATCTGGTAAATGGAGCATTGTATCAGCTGATAATACCCCTACTAGCGTAATATTAGGAAAATCAAGACCTTTTGCAATCATTTGGGTACCAAGCAATATATCAGCATGACCTTCCTGAAATTCTGTTAATAGCTTTTCATGGGCCCCTTTTCTTGATGTCGTATCAACATCCATTCTTATCACTCTTGCTTGTGGAAAAATTTTCGCAATTTCTTCTTCTACTTTTTGGGTTCCAGTTCCAAAATAGCGAATATGGTCGCTGGCACATTCCGGACACGTTGTTGGAACAATGGATTCGTAGCCACAATAATGGCATTTCATTTGCTGATTGTATCGATGGTAGGTTAAGGAAATATCACAATTTGGACACTGCAGAACATAACCACAATCACGACACATGACAAAGGATGAGTGCCCCCTTTTATTCAGAAATAAAACCGTTTGCTCTTTTTTATCTAAACGATCCTGTAGCTTTTCATGCAATACTCGCGAAAACATTGATCGATTTCCCTCTCTTAGCTCTTCACGCATATCAACAATTTCCACATGTGGCAGATTACGCTCATTCATGCGTTTTGAAAGGGTTAATAACTGATAAACACCTTTTTTCGCACGGGCAAAGGTTTCTAATGAGGGGGTCGCACTCCCTAATACAACCGGGCAATTATAGCGTTTCGCTCTTTCGATGGCGACATCACGTGCATGATATCGTGGATTGTCCTCTTGCTTATAGCTAGTTTCATGCTCTTCATCAATAATAATGATTCCTAAGTTTTCAAATGGAGCAAAAACAGCCGAACGTGCCCCGACAACCACCTTTACTTCTTTACGTTGGATTTTTCTCCATTCATCGTATTTTTCACCCACAGATAATCCGCTATGCAGAACCGCAACCTGTTCTCCAAAACGCCCTTTAAATCGATTGACCATCTGAGGTGTCAATGAGATTTCTGGAACAAGAACAATTCCTTCCTTCCCAAGCTCAAGCACCCGTTGAATCGATTGCAAATAAACTTCTGTTTTTCCACTTCCCGTAACACCGTACAAAAGAAAGACATCATGTTTTTCCTCTTTTAGCGACGACAAAATAGGTTGGATGGCCTGTGCCTGATCACGTGTCAGCTCTAGCGGCATTGTTTTTATAATCTCTCGATCCTTATAAGGGTCACGATATACCTCTTTTGTCGTTTCCGCTAAAATGCCTTTGTCAAGCAGGCCCTTAATGACAGAACTGGAAACCCCAAGCATTGACATGAGTTTTGACCTTTCCAGCGGCAAACCATCAGCGATAAAATAATCAAGTAGTAATAACTGTTTTATACGACGGCTTGGAATTTCTAAGCGATAGGCTTGTAACTTATCCTTTGAAACAGCTGCTCTTATCAACTTTACTTGTTTCTTTTTTATCCGTTCTTTTACCTCGTATAGTACCTCAAGGAGGTCATTGGCGATGGCTTTTTGAATTAGTGAAAGCTCATCCCCTCCGCTCACTTCCTCCCAAGGAATTATATCTTTGTTCATAAAATGCCTTTGTAACACAGGGGAAAGCTGCTCAAGCTGTGAGCGGCTTTTCAATTTAACTTTTTTCTCGTATTTTGCTTTTAATGCAGGCGGAAGCATGACCTGAAAGGCTGAAATCTTATAGCATAATGTTTTTTCAGTTAACCAATCAGAAAGCAAAAGAAGCTCTTTATTCAGTACAGGTTCAATATCCATTAGCTCGCTGATTTCTCTCAGCTTCGGAAATTCCGATTCTTCCACAATATCCATGACAAATCCCTGAACCTTTCGTGGACCAAATGGAACAATCACACGCATCCCAGGCATTAAAACTCTGCTGAGCCTTTCAGGTATAGCATAATCAAAGGGCCTGTTCGTTTGCTTGGCCGGTACATCCACAATGACTTTCGCAACGGTCATTACTGATTTTCCTTTAGAAGCAGATATACTTCATCAATGATTTTTGTTGCAACTTCCTTTTTTGAGAGAATAGGAAATTCCTTTGTCACTCCGTCTTTGCGATAAAAGGTTACAATATTTGTATCCGTGCCAAAACCGGCTCCAGCTTCCTTAACATTATTTGCAACAATCATATCTGCATTTTTACTATTTAGCTTTTTTCTAGCATATTCACTGACATTGTTGGTCTCAGCCGCAAAACCAATCAATAGTTGCTTGTCTTTTCTTTGTCCCAGCTCCATTAAGATATCCTTTGTTCGTTCAAGCTCAATGACCTGCTCGCCAGGCTGTTTTTTTATTTTATGATCGGCATACTCTTTCGGACGGTAATCAGCAACGGCTGCCGATTTAATCACGACATCAGCATCGGCAAATCGATTCATAACCGCTTCATACATTTCCTGTGCACTTTCCACTTGGACCACGTGGATCCCTTCTGGTGGTGCTAACGAAACCGGACCAGAGATTAAAATGACCTCTGCACCTTCTCTTCTTGCTTCTTCAGCAACGGCATAACCCATTTTCCCCGACGAATGATTAGTAAGATAACGAACAGGATCAATCTTTTCTCTTGTAGGACCGGCTGTAATCATAATTTTTTTCCCAGATAGTCTGCCTTCACTCGGAGCAAAGAATCGATTTATTTTCGCTACAATATTTTCCGGTTCTTCTAATCTTCCTTTTCCAACATAGCCGCACGCTAAATATCCCTCACCAGGCTCAATAAATGAATAGCCGTACTCTCTTAAGGTAGCCATATTTTTTTGTACAGCGGGATGGTTATACATATGGACATTCATTGCCGGGGCAATCCAAACTGGTGCAACCGCAGCAAGTAAAGTCGTCGAAATCATATCATCAGCAATTCCGCCTGCTAATTTTCCGATAATATTCGCGGTGGCAGGAGCAACCAATATTAAATCTGCCCAATCAGCTAAATCAATATGGGCAATTTTTTTGGAATCTTTTTCATCAAAGGTATCGGTATATACATCGTTTCGTGATAAAGCTTGAAAGGTAAGCGGTGCAACAAACTCGCAAGCAGATTGACTTAATATCACACGTACCTCTGCACCTTCCTGGGTAAGTTTACTTGTCAAGGCTGCTGCCTTATATACAGCTATGCCTCCTGTCACGCATAATAATATATTTTTACCATTTAGCATAATCTAACCCCCATATACTAAGTTCTGCTAATCTATATACCCGTGCCACTTACTAACACAAAAGAAAAGGCCTGACATGGTCAGCCCTTTCTATCCTTTATTCATACCTTGAACCTAAGTCTCTATCTGCTAAGCGGTAAAATAATCGATCCGCATCAATTTCCTCAAGCGCTTTTCCAACATTTTTATGAGAAATGTAACGATTTAATAAAGTCGTTTCCCCCAATTGCATCTGACGGGCACGCTTAGCTGCTACCGATACTAAAGAATACTTACTATCAATTTTTGTCATTAAAGAATCAATCGATGGATCTAACATACTACTTAACCTCCAGCATTTTTAAATATTTTGGTTCTACTCGTTCTCTTCGGCAATGCTCTGCCACGACAATGGCCTTGATGCGTTCACAGGCAAGCTCGATTTGGTCGTTCTCAACCACATAATCATACAAGTGCATCATTTCAATTTCTTCCTTTGCTACATTTAAACGATTGTTAATGATATCCTCTGTTTCCGTACCTCTTGTCACAATTCGATTTTTCAATTCGGACAAACTAGGCGGCATTAGAAAAATAAATAATCCATCAGGAAACTTTTCACGGACTTGTCGTGCACCTTGTACCTCTATTTCTAGGAAAACGTCCTTTCCCTTATCTAATGTTTCACGTACGTAATCGACTGGCGTCCCATAATAATTGCCGACAAACTGAGCATATTCAAGTAACTTCCCTTGCTCTATCAGATTTTCAAACTCTTCTCGTGTTTTAAAAAAATAATCAACGCCATCTACTTCTCCTTCACGTGGAGATCTCGTTGTCATTGAGATAGAATATTCAAATTTTGTATCCGGCTGTGAAAAAATTTCCTTCCTCACTGTTCCTTTACCAACACCTGAAGGTCCAGATAATACAATCAGTAACCCTTTTTCATGAATCAAAATAAAGTCCTACCCTTCATCCATTATTTCATCCTTATCATTTAAACGATGTGCAACGGTTTCAGGCTGCACCGCACTTAAAATCACATGATCACTATCCATAATTATGACAGCCCTTGTTCTTCTGCCATATGTTGCGTCAATTAATGAACCACGGTCACGTGCATCCTGAATGATTCTTTTTATCGGTGCCGATTCAGGACTCACGATAGAGATAATCCGGTTGGCAGAAACGATATTGCCAAAGCCGATATTAATCAGTTTGATCACCTGATTTTCCTCCTATCATCAGTTATTTAGTTTCACCCTGACGATTATTTTCTAAACAAATACTATTCAATGTTTTGTACCTGTTCTTTCATTTTTTCTAGGATGCTTTTCATCTCAACCACTACTCTTGCAATTTCCGAATCATTGGCTTTAGAGCCTATTGTATTGACTTCTCTATTCATTTCCTGGAGTAGAAAATCAAGCTTTCGACCTATCGGCTCACGAAAAGTAAGAATTTTACCAAACTGTTTGATATGGCTTTTAAGCCTCGTTAATTCCTCGTTTATATCAGCTTTATCGGCAAAAATGGCTACTTCAGTTAAGATACGAGCTTCATCTATTTGACCGCCGACAAATTCGTTGATTCGCTTCGTTAATTTGTCACGATATAATTGTACCACAGTCGGCGCAAGCTCAATTATATTCGTTACCAAATCCTGGAAATTATGTAAATGTATGCTTATATCCTTTTCAAGCGCAGAGCCCTCAGCATTACGCATTTCGATGACTGAATGAGCCGCTTCCTCCACTGCTTCTAGAACGACTCGTTCAAGCTCTTCATCACCGCTCTCTTCTTCTTCGATATGGATAATATCCTCCCTGCTTAATAAATCCTGTAGAGATAGTCCATGCTCAAGAGCGTATTTTTGCTTTATATTTGCAATGGTCTGCACATAATGGTCAAGTAATTCCCAATCGACCATTACCTTTCGATCAACAATTCCTTCTCCCTCAACAGTCACATAAACTTCTATTCTTCCTCTATGTATAGATGAGCTCAATTTCTTTTTAATTTTATCTTCAATTTTATTAAATTGACGGGGCATTCGAATATAAAATTCGGAGAACCGATGGTTTACCGTTTTTACTTCTACAGAAACAGAAGAAGAGTCTGTACTCTTTTTACTTCGTCCAAATCCTGTCATACTCATAACCATTAAGACCACATCCAATCTGCTCCAAATCTAAAGAAGGAGACTTTTCATGCTCATTTCTATCTGTTGTCATGTTGTCATGTTAGCATTTTTTTATGAAAAAGAGGAGGTAGTTTGGCTTTACGAAAGAAAAGGTAATAGAGAACACTCTACTACCTTAGAAATTATAACATATTTTATTTTGATTTTCGCAGTAAAAATGAACCCGCAAGTAAAAAAGTTGGAACTGCCGAAAGTCCTGTTATAATCCACCAATCAGAAGCCACAATCGGTACGGTATGGAATATTGGCTGAAGCGGCGGATAATAAATCACAGCCAGCACCATGAAGAGCGATAAAATAACGGCCCATACTAAGTATTTGTTGCCAAATGGATTACGCGAAAGGATAGATTTTTCACTGCGACAATCAAACACATGAATTAATTGCGCCAGAACAAGCGTGGCAAAAGCAACTGTCTGTGCATATTCAAGCTGTTCAGGATTGTCCTTATACGCAAAAATAAAAGCCAGTAACGTAACCAATCCAATTAAAAATCCTCTCGAAATAATTTTCCAGCCTAGCCCTCTTGCAAATACGCCTTCTTTCGGGTTACGCGGCTTCCGTTTCATCACATCTCCTTCGGGCTGGTCTAAACCAAGCGCCATAGCAGGCAAACCATCTGTAACTAAATTCACCCAGAGAATTTGGATTGGAACAAGTGGTAAGGGTAATGCTAATAACATGGCAAATAACATGACGAGAATTTCTCCAACATTAGAAGCTAATAGATAGCGGATAAACTTCCGGATATTCTCATAGATATTGCGACCTTCTTTAATAGCCGATTTTATCGTGGCAAAATTATCATCGAGCAAGACAAGGGCAGATGCCTCTTTCGCTACATCTGTACCCGTTATCCCCATTGCAACGCCAATATCTGCCGCTTTTATGGCCGGTGCATCATTGACGCCATCACCTGTCATCGCCACGATATGACCTCTATTTTGCAGGGCTTTAACAATTTTTAATTTGTGCTCTGGTGAAACACGGGCAAAAACGGACACATCCTCGACAACAGCCTCAAGCTCCTCGAGAGACATTTCTGAAAGAGCAGGTCCATCGAGCACTTTTGATTGATTCGAAAGAATTCCCAGCTGCTTAGCTATGGCTTTGGCTGTTATAACATGGTCGCCGGTTATCATAACGGTTTTAATGCCTGCATCCTTACATTCTTTAACGGCAAGCTTTACTTCTGGACGCGGCGGGTCAATCATGCCCTGGAGACCAATAATGGTTAGGTTCTTCTCTGCCTCTTTTTCATCGAGAACAAGCGTCTGTGAAGAGATCTCCTTAAAACCAATGGCGATTGTTCTAAGCGCTTTTGATGCTAGCTCATTGATGGCAGATTGAACCGTTTGCTTGGCATCCTGTGATAGCAATTGTTTTTTCCCATTCCATAGAATCGCTTCACTTTTCCCAACGAGAATATCCGGAGCTCCTTTTGTCACGACAAATTGTCTGCCATTCGGATCCTTAATAATGACACTCATCATTTTTCTTGTTGAATCGAACGGGAACTCCTGAACAATTTTAAATTCAGTTAATAGATTTTCACGGTTATAACCCGCTTTCATGGCGGCTACTAGTAGAGCCCCTTCAGTCGGATCACCATCCACAACAAATTCCTTTTTCTTCTGGATTAATTCTGCATGATTACACAACATCCCAAACATGAGCATTTGCTGAAGTGCTTTCTCGTTATTCACATCTATTCTTTCAGCGTTTTGGTAAAATGCTCCCCTCGGCTCGTAGCCAACTCCATCAACAAACCAGGTTTGACCACTGCTCCATAAATGGGTGACTGTCATTTCATTCTGTGTCATCGTTCCTGTTTTGTCAGAACAGATGACAGAAGCACAGCCTAATGTTTCGACAGCTGGCAGCTTTCTGACAATAGCATTTTGTTTTATCATCCGCTGAACACCAAGTGAAAGGGCGACCGTCACAATAGCGGGCAGACCTTCCGGAATAGCAGCAACCGCAAGGGAGACACCTGCCAAAAACATCGTATATAAATCATTTCCTTGAAAAACTCCGACAATTACAACGAGTGTGGTTAATAATAGAGCTGTGACAATTAAGATTTTACCAAGCTGCTCCAATCGTCTTTGCAGTGGAGTTGTCATCGCTTCGGCACTCTGAAGTAAATCGGCAATTTGACCCATCGCGGTTTTCATGCCTGTTCCAACAACAACTCCGATTCCGTTGCCTCGTGTCACCATCGTACCCATAAAAGCCATATTTTCCATATCGCCGATTCCAAGATTTTCTGCGGTAAGTGCTCCTGTCCTTTTTGAAACCGGCAATGATTCCCCAGTAAGCGCTGATTCTTCTATTTCAAGACTTTTTACATCAACCAATCGCAAATCTGCACCAATACGATCCCCGCTAGAGAACTTTAAGACATCCCCAGGGACAATTTCCTTCGATGCAATTTTTATCCATTGTCCATCACGTAAGACTTGTACCTGTGGAGCAGAAAGCTCCTTTAATGCCTGCAAGGATTTTTCTGCCTTGATTTCTTGAAAAAAGCCAAGAAAAGCATTAACGATAACAATGGCAATAATCGCAATCGCATCAATATACTCCCCTAAAAAACCGGAAATTAAGGTAGCTGCCAGTAACACAAGCACCATAAAGTCTTTAAATTGACTGAAAAACAACAGCCATGCAGACTGTTTTTCACCTTCTTCTAGTTCATTTCTTCCGTATTGCTTAAGCCTTTGTTTAACATCTGCAGTTGATAATCCTGACGAGAGGTCTGTATTTAGCGCTTCCTCTACCTCTTTCGTGTTCATCTCATGGTACTTCATCCCGCCATCTCACTTCCCCCTTAATTCGAAAAGCTCTGCCGACACTAGGTGCAAAAGCGTCGACAGGCTTCTCTCTTTTAGTTAGAAACATCCTATTACCGTTCTCTAAGGAAAGCTTATTCACTCTTGTCCAAAAAAATGCTAATATAGTTGCACTTCAATCGAACAACTTGTACAGTTAAATAAAAAGCGCAAGAGCCTTGGTCAGCCCCGGGCAAGCATATGATGAGCCGGCATGAAGGTTGTCAATCTACTCCTTTGTTACGGATTGTCATAGGCCCTTAGTGGGACTTGGCACTTGCGCTAGACTACGATTAAAGTTTATTAGTAAAGGATGTTTTTCATGTCGTTTGATGGATTATTTACACGGGCAATGGTTAAAGAGCTGGCTGACTCTTTGAGAGGCGGTCGGATTAATAAAGTACACCAACCATATAAAAATGAGATAATACTAGTAATACGAGCAAATGGAAAAAACCAAAGAGTGTTACTTTCCGCACATCCAGCGCACGCAAGAGTCCAGATTTCTCAAGAGGAATACGAGAATCCTCCCATCCCACCCATGTTTTGCATGCTGCTGAGAAAACATATTGAAGGATATATATTAGAGGATGTCTGCCAAACCGGACTTGATCGGATGATTATTTTTGATATTAAAGGAAGAAATGAAATTGGGGATACATCCTATAAAAGACTGATTGTTGAGATTATGGGACGTCATAGTAATATTATTCTAGTTGACCGGACCAAAAATATGATTCTGGACAGTATTAAGCACGTTTCATCAGCCATTAATACGTATCGAACCGTTCTGCCTGGTCATGAATATATCCTTCCTCCCGCCCAGGACAAAGCGAACCCATTTGAGGCTGATGAACAGGACTTATTAAGGCGCCTCCATTTTAATGAAGGGAAACTTGATAAACAGCTTGTCAATCAATATGCCGGTCTTTCGCCTTTAATTGCTAAAGAAATCACCTTTCATGCCGGCCTGATTAATCGAGCTACCTTGCCGAAAGCCTTTCTGAATCTAATTGAAAAAGTTAAGCGTCACCAATATTCCCCTTCTATTATGGAGAGCAACCATAAAGAAAATTTTTACTTATTCCCTCTTGAAAGCACGAAGAGTCAACATGTTAAATCCTTTGCAACTCTTGGAGAAATGCTTGACCGCTATTATTTTGGTAAAGCCGAACGCGACCGTGTTAAACAGCAGGCAAATGATATTGAACGCTTAGTGATGAATGAAAAAGAAAAAAACGAGAAAAAAATAGCCAAACTGAATGAGACATTGCAGGAAGCGAATAAAGCACAGCAGTTTCAACTATATGGAGAATTATTAACCGCCAATTTATTTGCTGTGAAAAAAGGAATAAGTGAAATTGATGTTGTAAATTATTATGATGAAACCGGAGCTACTGTTACGATTCCATTGGACCCATTCAAAACACCTTCAGAAAATGCCCAGAGGTATTTTACTAAATACCAAAAGGCGAAAAATGCTCTTGAAATTGTCAAGGAACAAATTGAAAAAGCAAACGATGAAGTTCGATATTTTGACGCCCTTTTCCAGCAGCTAGAAACGGCTTCACCAAAGGATGTCGCAGAAATCCGCGATGAGCTAATAGAAGAAGGGTATATTCGCCACAGACAAAAAAGGCAACTGAAAAAACAAACGCAAAAGCCTGTCCTTGATCACTGCTATGCTTCTGATGGCACCGAGATAATAATTGGTAAAAATAATAAACAAAATGATTACTTGACTAATCGCCTGGCAGCCCGTGATGAAATTTGGCTGCATACAAAGGATATTCCAGGCTCACATGTCGTCATCCGTAGTAAAGAGCCCTCCGAAAAAACCATCCACGAAGCGGCAATCCTAGCTGCCTTTTACAGTAAAGCACGCAATTCAAGCTCTGTTCCTGTTGATTTCACACGGGTACGATACGTAAAAAAACCATCTGGAGCAAAGCCGGGATTTGTCATTTATGATAATCAGCAAACAGTCTTTGTTACTCCTGACGAAGAGGCTGTCCTGAGATTAAAAAACAATAAGAAACAGTAAATGAAACAGGTTAACATATATTAATCTCTACCTAAAAAGAGTGCAGCTGCACTCTTTTTATTCTTTCTCTCCATAGTCCGGCAGAGCGATATTATTGGCACTTAAGTACTTTTCAATGGTTTGGACTATGTTATTTAATGTTTCTAGACGGGCATACCGTTTATTATTACTTGGGATAATATACCATGGTGCATATTCTGTATCCGTTTTCGCAAACATTTCTTCCGCCGCTTCAAGATACAAATCCCATTTTTCTCGGTTACGCCAGTCTTCATCCGTGAGCTTCCAGCTTTTGAGCGGATTGGCTTCACGGGCTTTAAAACGTAACAGCTGTTCAGCTTTACTAATGTGAAACCAATACTTCATGATTAAATAACGGTCATCACTTAAAAGTTTTTCAAAATCATTGATCTCCTTATACGCCCTTGACCATGCTTCTTTTTCAGCAAAACCTTCAATCCGTTCAACAAGCACCCGACCATACCAGGAACGATCAAAAATGGTTATCTCTCCATATCTTGGGAGTTTACGCCAAAATCGCTGCAAATAATGATAGCGGCTTTCATGGGGCTCAGGGGCCGCAATCGGCCATACCTTAAATCCTCGTGGATCTAGATGCTCTGTCACTCTTTTGATTGCCCCACCTTTACCTGCAGCATCCCATCCCTCCATGACAATGACAACCGCAATTTTCTCTTGGTGTAGCAGGTGCTGAAGCCTTAATAGATGCGCCTGTAATCTTAGCAATTTGCTTTCGTACTCTTTTTTACTTTCCACTTTTTTCGCTAAATCTACTTTATCTAACCGAGTAACCACGATTTCCCCCCCTCTCATTGACAACTGTAAATGGACGGTCTCCTTTTATTTATATGATAATCCCTAACTAGCTGCCTATCCAAAATGAAGAAAACCTGACATATTCTATGATGTCAGGCTCGAATATTCCTTTTATTTTCCCCACTCAGCAGGATTCTTACGCCATTCCATGAGTTTAACCCAATCCTTTTGCTCAATATAGCCCTTTTCACTAGCTACCTCGACTAAGGTTGAGAAATCCGTTAACGAATAAGCAGTGATATTGGCATCACGCAATAATTCAAATCCTTTTTCAAGCTGATACGTAAAGATTGAGACAACCCCTAAAACATCACATCCAGCTTCACGTAAGGCTTCCACAGCTGTAATAACACTTCCGCCTGTAGATATCAAATCTTCCACAACGACTACTTTCTGTCCTTCTTCTGCTTTTCCTTCAATCTGGTTACCCTTTCCATGTCCCTTTGCTTTAGAACGAACATAGCACATGGGTAAATCCAGCACCTCACTTACCCAAGCAGCATGTGGAATCCCTGCAGTTGCCGTTCCAGCAACAAGCTCTATACTAGGGAATCTCTCTTTAATGATATCTGCAAGTCCAGCAGCAATTTCCCTTCTAATTTCTGGATAGGAAAGAGTCAATCGATTATCACAATAAATAGGTGAGATGATTCCTGATGCCCATGTAAATGGCTCGTTAGGACGAAGTGATACAGCTTTCATTTCTAATAAACTTTCAGCAATCTTTTTTTTCATAGTTGAACACCTTCCCATGCATGTATAAACTTTTGATAGCTTTCAACAGGCTGATTGGATTTTGTAATAGAACGTCCAACCACCATGTAAGATACACCTGCTTTTTTAGCCAATTCAGGTGTTGCCACCCGCTTTTGATCACCAACTGCATCCTCTTTTAAGCGAATACCCGGTGTAACGGTTAAAAATCTATTACCCAATACTTCCCGAATTATGGCAGCCTCATGAGAGGAGCATACAACACCGTCCAAACCCGACTGTTTGGCTAATTGACCATAATGAAGGACAGACTCTTGCAGAGGAACTTGTATCAGCTGCTCTTTTTTCATTTGCTCCTCCGACGTACTTGTCAGCTGTGTGACAGCAATACAAAGGGGCCTTTTTTGTCCTCCTGAAGTACCAGCTTCCAATCCTTCCAATGCTGCCATCATCATTTCCTGACCACCAGCAGCATGAACATTAACCAAATCACATTGAAGTCTAGCAAGACCCTTCATTGCACTTTTTACTGTATTAGGAATATCATGAAGCTTTAAATCTAGAAAAATACGATGTCCCTTTTCTTTGATATCATGGATAATCTGAGGGCCCTCCTGATAAAAAAGCTCCATACCTACTTTGACAAACAACCTTTCCCCATTGAAAGGCTCTAAAAAATGGGATACTTCAGCTTTTGATGCAAAATCAAGGGCAATAATAACAGGGGTC of the Bacillus tuaregi genome contains:
- the pyrF gene encoding orotidine-5'-phosphate decarboxylase, with protein sequence MKTPVIIALDFASKAEVSHFLEPFNGERLFVKVGMELFYQEGPQIIHDIKEKGHRIFLDLKLHDIPNTVKSAMKGLARLQCDLVNVHAAGGQEMMMAALEGLEAGTSGGQKRPLCIAVTQLTSTSEEQMKKEQLIQVPLQESVLHYGQLAKQSGLDGVVCSSHEAAIIREVLGNRFLTVTPGIRLKEDAVGDQKRVATPELAKKAGVSYMVVGRSITKSNQPVESYQKFIHAWEGVQL
- the pyrE gene encoding orotate phosphoribosyltransferase; this encodes MKKKIAESLLEMKAVSLRPNEPFTWASGIISPIYCDNRLTLSYPEIRREIAAGLADIIKERFPSIELVAGTATAGIPHAAWVSEVLDLPMCYVRSKAKGHGKGNQIEGKAEEGQKVVVVEDLISTGGSVITAVEALREAGCDVLGVVSIFTYQLEKGFELLRDANITAYSLTDFSTLVEVASEKGYIEQKDWVKLMEWRKNPAEWGK